One Malus domestica chromosome 11, GDT2T_hap1 genomic region harbors:
- the LOC139189523 gene encoding beta-amylase 1, chloroplastic-like, with product MALSMMHQISALSGTPIKTTEASSSSVELVSVSPMWKSPTAGLTCKIQKPERFDRLSPLLSPCRSLVLGSSQPNLSMACRAFATEAESSVFEHQVRGTHDKGTGVLVYVMMLFDNMMMHNSVNRKKAMNASLQALQSAGVNGVMMDMW from the coding sequence ATGGCGTTGAGCATGATGCACCAGATCAGCGCGCTCTCCGGGACTCCAATTAAGACGACCGAAGCCAGCTCATCATCCGTAGAATTGGTTAGCGTGTCTCCAATGTGGAAGTCTCCGACAGCGGGTCTGACTTGCAAAATTCAGAAGCCAGAAAGGTTTGACAGGCTGTCGCCGCTGTTGAGTCCGTGCAGATCGCTGGTTCTCGGGTCTAGCCAGCCGAATCTGTCCATGGCGTGCAGGGCGTTCGCGACGGAGGCAGAATCATCAGTGTTTGAGCACCAGGTGAGGGGTACGCACGATAAGGGGACGGGAGTGCTGGTTTACGTGATGATGCTGTTCGATAACATGATGATGCACAACTCGGTGAATCGGAAAAAGGCGATGAACGCGAGTTTGCAGGCGCTGCAGAGCGCTGGGGTGAATGGTGTGATGATGGACATGTGGTGA